The genomic stretch ATCGGACATGATTCTGTCGTGGTGTATGCCACCCCCAGGAGGATCGCCGTACTCGTCGAGGGAATGGCATCCGCGCAGAAAGAGGAAGAGGTGGAGGTTAAGGGCCCCTCGGTCAAGGCGGCGTACGACGGCGCAGGCAATCCCACGAAGGCGCTCGACGGGTTTCTCAAGGGAAACGCCGTGAGCCTCAAGGATTTGTATAAGGTTTCCACCGAGAAGGGCGAGTATGTCTACGCACGAAAGACGATGCCCTCGGGAAAGACGGAAGAGATCATCCCGGGGATTCTCGAACACGTGGTGAAGAGTATCCCGTTTCCCAAGAGGATGCGATGGAGCGATAAAAAGCTCGCGTTCCCCCGGCCCATATCCTATCTGCTGGTTCTTTTCAATGATATGGTACTCCCGTTTTCCCTCGAAGGGATCGCGTCGTCGAACAAGACCCGCGGCCACTACGTGCAATTCAACCGCATGGTCGAGATCAAGACCATCGCCTCCTACGAGAAGACGCTCCGGGACAACGGGGTTATCGTGAGCCAGGGGCTTCGCCGCGAGGAGATTCGCGGCGCCCTGAAGGCCGCAGCGGCCGGGCTTGGCGGCGCGCTTGTCGCCGATGAGGACCTGATCGAGACGGTCACCTTCCTCACCGAAAATCCCTGCGTGGTCGTCTGCGAGTTCCTGAAAGAGTTCCTGGTGATACCCGATATCGTGCTCATCACGGAAATGAAGGAGCACCAGAAGTATTTCGCCGTGCGCGACAAAAAGGGAACGCTTCTTTCAAGCTTCCTCGTGGTATCGAACAATCCACCCACGGATAACGTCAGAAAGGGTAACGAGCGGGTCATAACCGCGCGCTTCAACGACGCGCGCTTCTTTTTCGACGAGGACAGGAAAACCACGCTGTTCTCCAAAGTTGAATCGCTCAAGAACGTGCTCTTCCACAAGGAGCTGGGTACGATCTTCGACAAGGTGGAACGGGTCCGGTTCATCGCGGGGCTTATCGGCGGCCAGATGAAGATGGACGCCGCGATGAAAACGAAGCTCGACAGGGCCACGGTACTCTGCAAGGCGGAC from Spirochaetota bacterium encodes the following:
- a CDS encoding glycine--tRNA ligase subunit beta, which gives rise to MSKGFNFLCELGTEEIPAGYLPPAIEYIKTEFASKLTAGRIGHDSVVVYATPRRIAVLVEGMASAQKEEEVEVKGPSVKAAYDGAGNPTKALDGFLKGNAVSLKDLYKVSTEKGEYVYARKTMPSGKTEEIIPGILEHVVKSIPFPKRMRWSDKKLAFPRPISYLLVLFNDMVLPFSLEGIASSNKTRGHYVQFNRMVEIKTIASYEKTLRDNGVIVSQGLRREEIRGALKAAAAGLGGALVADEDLIETVTFLTENPCVVVCEFLKEFLVIPDIVLITEMKEHQKYFAVRDKKGTLLSSFLVVSNNPPTDNVRKGNERVITARFNDARFFFDEDRKTTLFSKVESLKNVLFHKELGTIFDKVERVRFIAGLIGGQMKMDAAMKTKLDRATVLCKADLNTAMVFEFTSLQGKMGRIYALLDGEDEEVANAIDEHYKPRFQGDPLPASPVAAALSIAEKIDNIIGSYSVGNIPKGSADPYALRRQANAIVELIIRNGLRLNVRDILVQSAGRYKNGGDLVPKILEFISARANTIFTEAGFRYDEIDACLSIPCYDYLDLYARARSLHEFRTNEGFAQMLLSFKRMNNIVTAFRQKNAGYRCVFDATRLQADEEKKLHGFFDSRKAAIADFIAAGKYIDLFALLIDGKGIIDAFFDAVMVMTDDTAVRDNRIALLELILAPFNDLMDFSKIAE